A single window of Periplaneta americana isolate PAMFEO1 chromosome 14, P.americana_PAMFEO1_priV1, whole genome shotgun sequence DNA harbors:
- the LOC138714000 gene encoding uncharacterized protein: protein MDARHRAVLVYFGLQILKRRKKNRRHWVHPIVSSPSLEGTFYVLFNKLREDESKFFNYFRMSFPSFDELYHTLKYALHKEDTNMRLAIPPIEMLSITLRYLATGCYLVELHYTYRIGKSTASEIVRTVCSAIWTCLRGQCLPQPTEEMWKDIANGFQNRANFPNCLGAIDGKHVRVVKPKMSGSLYYNYKEFFSVILLGVADSDYKFVFVDIGSFGKDSDSTIFQKSALWARLIDNTLDIPHPAPLPNTDGIVTPYMFVGDEAFGLSEYVQRPYGGKMLSHKKKIFNYRLSRARRYVECTFGIMSNKWRVFHRAMNVNVDFAVDITKACCVLHNFVRVRDGHRIEDTLTVEGFESFMNLDDRRRTVSALRNRDILADYFVSDSGKVPWQESRI, encoded by the exons ATGGATGCTCGTCACCGTGCAGTACTAGTTTACTTCGGACTTCAAATAttgaaacgaagaaagaaaaatagaagacATTGGGTTCATCCCATAGTGAGCAGTCCTTCATTGGAAGGAACGTTTTATGTGCTGTTTAACAAGTTGCGAGAGGACgaatcaaaattttttaattacttcaGAATGTCATTTCCCAGTTTTGATGAACTGTACCATACACTGAAATATGCATTGCATAAAGAAGATACGAACATGAGACTGGCTATACCTCCAATAGAAATGCTTTCTATAACTCTGAG GTACTTGGCCACTGGTTGTTACTTAGTTGAGCTTCACTACACCTACAGAATTGGAAAATCTACGGCCAGTGAGATAGTCAGAACAGTGTGCAGTGCAATATGGACGTGCCTGCGAGGACAATGTCTGCCTCAACCAACAGAAGAGATGTGGAAAGACATTGCAAACGGGTTTCAAAACCGTGCAAATTTTCCGAATTGCTTAGGGGCTATTGACGGGAAACATGTAAGGGTGGTGAAGCCAAAGATGAGTGGATCGTTGTACTATAACTACAAAGAATTTTTTTCAGTCATTCTTCTAGGAGTCGCTGACTCAGATTATAAGTTTGTTTTTGTTGACATTGGCTCATTTGGAAAAGATTCTGACAGTACAATTTTTCAAAAGTCTGCACTGTGGGCGAGGCTGATTGACAACACACTGGATATTCCACATCCTGCACCTTTACCAAACACCGATGGAATCGTTACTCCCTACATGTTTGTCGGTGACGAGGCATTTGGATTGTCAGAATACGTACAACGCCCTTATGGAGGAAAAATGTTGTCTCACAAGAAAAAGATATTCAATTACCGTTTGTCACGGGCTCGTAGGTACGTCGAATGTACCTTTGGAATAATGTCTAACAAATGGCGGGTGTTCCATCGAGCTATGAATGTGAATGTGGATTTTGCTGTTGATATCACTAAGGCGTGTTGTGTTCTACACAATTTTGTACGAGTCAGAGATGGTCATCGAATTGAAGATACTCTTACAGTGGAAGGTTTTGAGTCCTTCATGAACTTGGATGACAGAAGAAGAACAGTGTCAGCGTTGCGAAACAGGGATATTCTTGCTGATTATTTTGTAAGTGATTCAGGTAAAGTGCCATGGCAAGAAAGTAGAATCTGA